From the Methanofastidiosum sp. genome, the window TGATGATTATATTGGCCTTATCAATATTGATGGGCCTAAAATAAGTCAAGTTTTTACAAATTTTTTATCTAATGCAATCGAATATTCTGTTCCAAATTCAAAAATATATGTAATGTGCTATAAAGATCAGGATAGCATCGTAGTTTCTGTTAAAGATGAAGGGCAGGGAATACCTGAAAATGAGTTAGGTAATTTGTTCAAATTCTTTGGTAAGGCTAGCACAAAAAAAACTGGCGGAGAAAAAAGTACGGGACTTGGATTGGCGATAGCTAGAAAGATTATAGAGTCACACAAGGGCAAAATATGGGTAGAAAGTAAACAGGGAGAAGGGGCCAAATTTTATTTTTCAATTCCGATGTTAGAAGATTAAATTTTATCGATCAAGAAATATAATAATGCTTATATATTCTTTAGTCTTATGCAAGGCGATGACTAAGACTAGAATACTCTTAGTAGATGATGATATCAAAGTTCTTGAAGCTACATCAAGGATAATAAAATCCTTAGATTGTGATCTTGAAGAAGCTTCTAGCGGAAAAGAATGCCTTGATAAAATATATGACTTTAAGCCAGATTTAGTTATCTTAGATGTAGTTATGCCAGATATAGATGGAATTACACTATGCAAAAAAATTAAATCTGATCCGAAATTAACTGGAACTTTTGTAGTTTTAGTCTCGGGAGTTAAAATATCTCCAGATCAACAAGCACAAGGACTTGAATCACTAGCCGATGGTTATATACAGCGCCCTTTTGTTTCTAGGGAATTTATAGCAAGAATCGAATCCCTCTTAAGAATACAAAAGACAGAGAAAGCTTTACGAGAAAGTGAGTCAAAATTCAAAACTATTTTTGACAATGCAAAGGATGCAATTTATATCCATGACCTTAATGGAAATTTTCTTGAAGTTAACAAAACGGCTTGCAAAATATTGGGGTATTCAAAAGAAGAACTATTGAAGATGTCTCCAAAACAAATTGACTCTCCCAAATATGCTAAACTAGTTGAATCTAAGATTATTGAACTTATTAATAATGGCGAAGCTTTTTTTGAAACAGAACATATAAAAAAATCTGGTAAAATTATTCCAATTGAATTAAGTAGCAAAGTTATTCAATTTCAAGGGCAGAAGTCTATAATAAGCATAGCAAGAGACATTTCCCTAAGGAAGGAACTTGAATGTGAATTGGAAAAGAGTCAGGATCTATTACTGGAAACAGGTTTCATTGCAAAGGTTGGTGGTTGGGAGATTGACGTATTCACAATGAAACAAAATTGGACTGAAGAAGTATATAGAATACATGAAGTTGATTTTGATTATGAACCGGATGTAGAAAAAAGCTTAAGTTTTTACACTCCAAAATCTTGGCCAATAATAGAAAAAGCAGTAAACGAAGCAATAGAAAATGGAACTCCTTATGATTTAAAGTTGGAATTTATAAGTGCAAAAGGAAATCATAAATGGGTTCATGCCAGAGGTAAAGCCCATCAGATTAATGGAAAAACCGTTAGAGTATCTGGAACTTTCCAAGATATAACAAAAGAGATGGTCAATGAAATAAAATTAAGGGATTTGAACGAAACACTGAGAGTACTGAACAAAATATTAAGGCATGATATATTAAACGATTTAACTATTGTCCTAACGGTATGTGATTTAATGAAAGATGCCGACCCTAAATTGAAGCAGAAAGCTGCAATTGCTCTTGATAAAAGTGTTAATCTGATTGAAAGGATGAGAGAACTTGAATACACTCTAACTTCTGGCGGAGAAGTCAAGAGTTACGATTTAAGAAAAATAATAGAAAATGTTACTAAGAATTATCCTGAAATTAAATTTTATATTAATGGAGATTGTAATGTTTTGGCTGATGAAGCAATAAATTCTGTTATTGATAATCTTTTAAGAAATGCAGTAGTGCATGGTAAAACTGAGAGGATAGATATTAACATAGTGCCCGATTATAAAACCTGCACTATTGAGTTATCGGATTTTGGTATAGGAATCCCAGAAGAATATATGTCAAAAATATTTGAAGAAGGCGAAAGTTTTGGGGAAACTAGGGGTACTGGCCTAGGCCTTTATATTGTTAAAAAAGTTATTGAACGATACTGCGGAGAAATTAAAGTGGAAGATAATAAACCAAAAGGAACTAAATTTATTATAACTTTATTAAAAGCTTAAATTAACCCCAATCTTCCCCATCAATATATATCCAGAGTTCTCCTGTAAGTGCTGATCGTTCATCGCATTTCTGGCAGAATTTTTTAAAGGTTGTTTTTGTGGATGCGGCAATTGAACATATGCCTATCTCTTTTTCGTCATCTTTCTGAACAAGATTATCGCAATTAACACAAATATGTGGCCCTTTTCTATCTATAAGACTCATCTTATCCCATAGGCTATTTTTAGGTATTGATTTAAATATTTTCCTACTTGGTTGTGGCATGATTACTTTTTAGATTGTAAAAAGCAAATAATTTTAAGGCTATAGGCTAATAAATATTTATGGATAATCTAAAGGAGCTTTTTTTTAATAGAAAGACAGTTGAGATATTACTTAGCATGCTTGAGAATGAAAAACCTAGGTATCCCACGGTAATTGCAGAGGAAGTAGGCTCCATTTATCCCCATGTTTTCAATATATTAAAGGAGCTTGAAGGGGTAGGACTATTAGAGTCATACAAAGAAGGACGAATACGTTTCATAAGACTAACCTCAGAGGGTAGGAAAATAACTGAAAGATTTCAGGCATTATACTCTGAACTAGAAGAATTTGAGCAAAAGTTTTCTGAAGAGAGGGAAAGGGAGGATTCTATTGCCATCAATAAATTTAGGGAGAGTATTAAATCAATAGAATACAGGCTCCTTTCTGAAAAACTTGATAAAAAAGACAGTTTCAAAGAAGTATTAAAATTGTCAAAACTTAGAACAGAACTAGAAAGGACAAACTTTAGAAATGACAATGACAGAGAAGAAAAAAATAAACTTTTGAAAAGAATTTATTATATCGAAGAGAAGGCAAAGTTCCTTTTAATAAAGTACTAAGAGCCTGCTCTTTCAACATAAATTGAGAGGACATCTACCCAGGCAGTTTCAAATCCTTTCTCTTCCTCAGTTCTGAATGCATCTGATGCTCTTTTTGTTGATTCAAGCAACAGTTTTTTAAGATCTCTCTTGTCAAATTCCTTTGAGACAATCTTACAAATAATTGAATCTCTATCATTTTTTTCCACAGAGGTAACAATACCATTTATGGCCTTTGCGTAACCTTTGTTGAATTCTGTATCCCCCAGATGCTCTGCGATCTGAAGATAGTTTTCTCTTGCCTTTTTCATGTCTCCATTTTCGAGGTATGATACTAATAGTTTCAATCTAAGTTTTACCTTTTCCAAATAAATCACCTCAGTGTTGCTATTATAATAATATGATCTTTTTCATATGGTGAAAGATTAATTGTATCTACTATGTTAAAATTTTTTTCTAGATGTTCTATCTCTTCTTTAAATATGTCTTCTGGCACCCTGATTGAATCAATACTTCTGGCCTTGACACAATAGAAGACCATTCCTCCTTTTTTGAGAT encodes:
- a CDS encoding PAS domain S-box protein, which produces MTKTRILLVDDDIKVLEATSRIIKSLDCDLEEASSGKECLDKIYDFKPDLVILDVVMPDIDGITLCKKIKSDPKLTGTFVVLVSGVKISPDQQAQGLESLADGYIQRPFVSREFIARIESLLRIQKTEKALRESESKFKTIFDNAKDAIYIHDLNGNFLEVNKTACKILGYSKEELLKMSPKQIDSPKYAKLVESKIIELINNGEAFFETEHIKKSGKIIPIELSSKVIQFQGQKSIISIARDISLRKELECELEKSQDLLLETGFIAKVGGWEIDVFTMKQNWTEEVYRIHEVDFDYEPDVEKSLSFYTPKSWPIIEKAVNEAIENGTPYDLKLEFISAKGNHKWVHARGKAHQINGKTVRVSGTFQDITKEMVNEIKLRDLNETLRVLNKILRHDILNDLTIVLTVCDLMKDADPKLKQKAAIALDKSVNLIERMRELEYTLTSGGEVKSYDLRKIIENVTKNYPEIKFYINGDCNVLADEAINSVIDNLLRNAVVHGKTERIDINIVPDYKTCTIELSDFGIGIPEEYMSKIFEEGESFGETRGTGLGLYIVKKVIERYCGEIKVEDNKPKGTKFIITLLKA